GGCGGTTCGCCGTCGCCGGCAGCGGACAGACCCTGGCCTATACGCGCCACCGTCCCGGGGTCTCCTTCGACGTCGAGCGCGCCGCGCTCTACCGGGTCGCGATCGACCTGGGCGCGCCCGATCGTTTCCTCTCCAGTCTCGCGCCGGGGCAGAGCGAGCACGTCGGACACACCCACGAGGCCGACGGCCTCGGGCGCTGGCGCAACAACGATCTCGCGCTCCTGGCGACGAGTCGGCTCGTGATCGAGGAGGAGAACGCCGAGCGCCTGGTGCTGGAGCCGGCGCCCTGATGGGCCCCGCGACCCTTCCTCCCGTCGGCTTCGCCGAGGTGCCGGAGTTCCACGTCGCGGTCGCGCGCCGGGACCACCCCGCGCTCTCGGATCAGCCGGTCGTCGTCGGGGGCGATCCGGCCAAGCGGGGCAAGGTGGTGGCGGCGAGCAGGTCGCTCCGGGAGCGGGGGATCGTCGACGGGATGGGTGTCGCGGAGGCGCTCGACCGCGCGCCGGAAGCGCGCTGGGTCCGCACCGACATCCGCCGGGCCCGCGAGGTCTCCGGAGTGTTGCGGGCGGCGGTACGCCGCGAGGTCGAGGCGGTCGAGGTCGAGGGGCTGGCCGGGTTCTACATGCGCGCCCCCGACGCACGACCCGAGGCGCTCGCGTGGGCGGCGCGGCTCGAGGCGTCGGTGAAGGCCGCGACGGGGCTTCCGCTCCGGCTGGGCGTGGCGCCGGCGCGCTTCGCGGCCCGGCTCGCCGCGGAAGACGCAGGGGAGGCGGGGGCGACGATCGTCGATGCCGCGGCGTTCGAAGCCTACCTCCTGGCGCTTCCGATCGAGCGGTTGCCAGGGGTGGGGCCCAAGACCGCCTCGCGGTTGGCCGAGCTCGGTGCCGTGGACGTGCCGGGTCTCCGCGCGCTGGGGCTCGAACGGCTCGACGTCCTGCTCGGCAACCACGGACGGACCCTCTGGCAGCTGGCGGCGGGGGAAGACCCGAAGCCGCTGCGCACCCGGCGGCATCCCGCATCGCTCTCCCGCGAGGAGACCCTCGAGGTCGAGGGCGCGGACCGCGCGGCGCTCGAGTCGGCCCTGCTGCGACTCGCGGAGAGCCTCGAGGCGGCTCTGCGGCGGGACGGCCTCTCCGCCGGACGGCTCGCGCTGCGCCTGGCGGGCCCCGGCGAGCGGACCGTCACCCGGAGCTGCAGTCTGGGCGAGGCGGCCTCCGGCGCAGCGGCCCTGGCTCGGACGGCCCAGGGGCTCCTCGATCGGATCGAGCTGGAGGGGCATCGCTTCCGCCGCGCAGGTCTGATCCTGAAGGGGCTCGAGGCCGCGGGCGCAGAAGACCGGCAGCTCGACCTGTTCTGAACGCATCCCGGGAGCCCGACTGGAGGCGCTCCAGCGCGGCTGCAACCGCCGGGCCGAGCCCGGTGGGGCTCAAGCCACCCTGGCGCGGCGCCGAAACGCTGGCGTGGACACGGGGAACCCGTGTCCGCCGGAGGGACGGATGCCCGAAAGCCGCAGCGGCGCCGAGCGCCGAAAGTACCACCGGATCGCCACCGATCAGGTCATCTCCTTCGCCGAGGTCGACCGGTCGGAGCAGCTCGCCGTCTCGAAGAACCTCTCGACCGGCGGCATCAGCTTCGAGGCGGTCGGCATCGAGATCAACCTCGGCGACGTCCTCCGCGTCACCTTCAACGTGGGCGACCAGACCGTCGTCGCCACCGGGACGGTGGTCTGGGCGACCGATACGGATCCGATCACCCAGGAAGTCGGCATCGAGTTCCAGGAGATCGACCCGGAAGCGGTCCGCCTCCTCGAGGAGTTCATCGAGCCGGCCCTCGAGCCCGTCGGCCTCTTCTAGGCCGAGGGGGCGGCCCCCCGGATCGCCGTGGCGACCGCTCCGATCTCTCAGAGATCGCCGGAACGATCGGTCGAAAGCATCCGGATTGCGTGCGTTTTGCATGTGCCGGGAGTCTCGCAGCACGGCCTTGCTTGACCCTCGGGAGCCCGGATGCGACCGTCCCGGCCATGGCGGATTTCCACCAGACGGGCGTGATCACGTCGCTGCACCGGCTCGGCGCGCCCGACCTCGCGCGCCTTGAGCGGGAGCTGCTGTCCTTCGCCTCCGAGCGCCCGATCGCCCTCGTCCTGCCCTCGCTCTACTCGGAGATGCACGGCCCCGCGCTCAAGCGGATCGTCGAGGAGCTGTCGCAGGTTCCCTACCTGACCCAGTGCGTGCTGAGCCTCTCCGGGGACGCGGATCTCCGCCAGTACCAGGAGATGTGCGCGCTCTTCGAGCGGGTGCGCTGTCTCGACGGTTCGCCGGGGACGGTGATCTGGAATCAGGGACCGCGGATCCAGCAGCTCTTCGAGCGGCTGCGAAGCGAGGGACTCGATCCGGGCGACGAGGGCAAGGGCCGCGCCAACTGGCTGGCCTACGGCTACGTCCTGGCGACCCATCGCGCCCGCGTCGTCGCGACCCACGACTGCGACATCCTCGACTACCGCCGCGATCTGCTCGCGCGCCTCGTCTATCCGACCGCGAGCCCGAACATGGGATACGAGTTCGCGAAGGGGTACTACAGCCGCGTGTCCGACCGGATGCACGGCCGCGTGACGCGCCTCTTCATGACGCCCCTCATGCGCTCCATGAAGTCGGTGCTCGGGCCCGTGCCGCTGCTCGACTATCTCGAGTCGTTCCGGTATCCGCTGGCCGGCGAGTGCTCGATGACCATCGAGCTCGCGCGGGCGAATCGGATCCCGGCGGACTGGGGACTCGAGGTCGGCGTCCTCGCCGAGGTCTATCGCAACTGTTCCCTGAAGCGCATCTGTCAGGTCGAGCTGGTCGAGAACTACGACCACAAGCACCAGGCGCTCTCGGAACACGACGCGAACGCCGGGCTCCACCGGATGGTGCGCGACATCGCGGCCAGCTTGATCCGGAACCTCGCGAGCTACGGCGTCGAGTTCGACTCGGGCTTCCTCAACACGATGATCGCCGCGTACGTGCGGACCGCGCAGGATGCGATCGCACGGTACAGCGACGACGCCAAGCTCAATGGGCTGATCTTCGATCGGCACGAGGAGGAGGTCGCGGTCGAGACCTTCTCGGGGGCGCTGCGAGCCGCAGGACTCGACTTCGTGCGTGATCCGATGGGGGCGCCGCAGATCCCGAACTGGAGCCGCGTCGTCTCGGCCATGCCCGAGTTCCTGGACGATCTCGCCGAGGCGGTCCGGGACGACGCGTTGGAAGCGGCGGCCTGAGCGAGACCGCGACGCAGGCGGAGGGAGACGCGAGCGCAGCGGAGACGCCGGCTCGGGTCGTCCTGGCGTTCGGCGCCCTCGCGCTGCTCGCGGTCGCCGTGCGCGTGTGGGCGGCCGGTCGGACCCATGTGATCTTCAACGACGGGCCGGTCTTCCTTGCGCTCGCCGAAGCGATCACCGAAGGCCGGTGGGACGCGGTCCTCGCCCATCCGTTCCATCCGCTCTATCCGGCGACGATCGCCGGCGTGTCGCGGCTCTTCGGCGTCGGCTTCGAGGCCGCCGCGATCAGCGTCTCGATCGCCGGCGGAACGCTCTCCGTCCTCGGGGCGACTTGCGCTGCCCGACGGGCCTTCGACTCCGGGCTCGGCTGGCTCGTCGGGATCACCGTCGCGCTCCATCCCTGGGCGGTCGACTTCTCGAGCGACGTGATGAGCGACGGCCTGTACGCCGGGCTCTACCTGTCCGGGGTCGCGGTCCTCGCTGGCCTGGTCGCACGCCCGACGATCGGACAGGCCCTCGCGTGCGGCGCGCTCTCGGCGGGGGCCTATCTCGTGCGGCCGGAGGGCGTCGGGCTCGCGATCGTCGCCGTGTTCCTGCTGGTCGCGCGGGGAATGCGCGACCGCGCCTGGCTGCGCGCGTCGCTCGTTGCATGCGTGGCGCTCGCGCTGGCGACCGGGATGCTGATGGCGCCGCTGCTCGGCGCGCTGTCCGAGGCGCGCGGCACGTTCACGTTGACCCAGAAGAAGAGCGTGGTCGCGCTGGCGGCGGGGGAGTCCGGCGCCGTCGATGTCGCCTCGGACACGAGCTCGCCGGCGGTGCGGGCGGCACTCCCCCTGCCACGATCGTCGGAGCGCGTGGGCGGGCGGATCGAGCGGCCGCCGACCCGCGATCTCGCGGGGGTGCTCGACGCCTTGTCCCGGGCCGGTCGGACCTCCCTCGCGAGCTTTCGGTACGAGATGGCGGTCTTCGCTTGTCTCGGTGTCTTCGCGCTCCGGCGTCGCCTCGAGCCGGTGCGGGAGGCGACGTTCCTGCTGCCGGCGGCCGCCTACGTGGCGGTGCTCGTCCTGCTCGTCTGGGGTGCGGGCTACGTCGCACGACGCCACGCGCTCGCGCCGCTGCTCCCGCTGACCGTCTATGCCGCCTGGGGCTGGCGCGCGCTGCACGGATGGATCGTCGACCGGTTCGCGCCGGATCGTCCCGACCTGAAGCGCGGCGTCGTCGTCGGGCTGGTGCTCGCGCTGACGCTCTCCGCGGTCTGGGGCGCGCGCGACCTGCGAGATCGCCGGATCGATCGTGTGCCCGTCCGTCGTGCCGCCGAGTGGCTCGCGGAGACCGAGGGGAGCGGCCACTTCGTCGCTGCGCAGAAGCTTCGCGTCGCGTACTACGCGCGAGGTCGATTCGTTCCGTTGCCGTCCGGAAACGGTGCGCCGATTCGCGAGACCCTGCGCGCTCAGGGCACCGAATGGCTCGTGATCGACGAGGCGCGTCTCGATCAGCACGTCGGTCTCGCAGCCGGTCTGGGGGATTGGCTCCAGCTCGTCCACGTGGAAAGTGGCGCCGGGCGTAGGGCGTTGGTCCTCGCGGTTCGCTGAGCGTCCGGAAGGGCCGATTCCAGCCGCAGGAGGCCTTCACGGGGAACCGATTCGAAATCGGTTCCGGCGCTGCGATTCGAGTGAAGATGCGGCACCCTCCGGTCCCGGGATCGGGGGGACCGGGCGCATGCTCTACCGCTACAGCGAAGTCTTTCGGACGCTGATCGCCGTCGCGGATGGCGTGCTCGTGGCGTCCGCCTGGCTCGCGGCCTACTGGCTTCGCTTCGAGACCGGGATGCCGGTGCCCCTGGGTGTCCCCGAGATCGACGGTTACGTCTGGGCCCTCGCGGTCATCGTCCCGCTCTACTTCGTCCTGTTCCAGACCCACGGTCTCTACGAGGCGCGTCGGATGGATTCGCGGCTCGGCGAGACGTCGGCGGTCCTGCGCGCGACGTTCATGGGGCTGCTGCTGCTGACGGCGGCTTCGTTCTTCGCGCGGAACTATTCGTACTCCCGCGCGGTGCTCGGGCTCTTCGCGGTGCTCGCGCCGACCTTCGTGATCACGCTGCGCTCGTCGATCCGCTTCGTGCTCCGGCGGCTGCGCGAGCGGGGCTTGAATCTCCGCTTCGTCGTCGTCGTCGGAACCGGACCGCTCGCCGAGACGATCGTCGCGCGGATCGCGGGGCGACCGGATGCCGGTCTTCGCGTGCTCGGTGTCGTGTCGGAAGGGGGCCACGGCGGCACGGTGGCGGGGGCGCCGGTGATCGGTAGCGTGGCTGCTCTCAAGTCGATCCTGCACGGCCAGCGCGTCGATCAGCTGATCATCGCGCTCGGCCGAAACGAGTCCGAGACCTTCGAGAAGGTGACCGCCGAGCTCGCCGACGAGGTCGTGAACGTGAAGGTCGTTCCGGATCTGCTCCATGGCTTCAGCCTTCGCAGCACGGTCGAGAGCCTGGACGGCATCCCCGTGATCGGCCTCCAGGAGACGGCGCTCTCCGGCTGGGGAGTGGTGGCCAAGCGGACCTTCGACGTGGCGGCGAGCACGACGCTCCTCGCGCTGGGGTCTCCGGTCCTCGCTGCGATCGCCGCCGGCGTGTGGGCGAGCTCCGGGCGCCCGATCTTCTTCTCGCAGCAGCGCGTGGGGCACGACGGGCGCGTGTTCGAGATGTGGAAGTTCCGTTCGATGCGGCGGGGCGCGGACGCGGAGGGGCCGGCCTGGACGACCCGGGACGATCCGCGCCGCACGCGATTCGGTCGCTGGCTGCGGCGACACAGCCTGGACGAGCTGCCGCAGCTCTGGAACGTGCTCCGCGGCGACATGAGCCTGGTGGGACCGCGGCCGGAGCAGCCCGCCTACATCGAAGAATTCCGCCGTGAGGTCCCCGGCTACATGCTTCGCCACAAGGTGCGCGCGGGCATGACGGGCTGGGCGCAGGTCCACGGCTGGCGGGGGGACACGTCGATCCACGAGCGCGTCGAGCACGACCTCTACTACGTCCAGAAATGGTCGTTCTGGCTCGACCTGCGGATCCTCGCGATGACCCTGGTCCTGCGCGAACGCGGCGAATAGCCGTGGATCCGGCGCCGCGATTCCACCGCGGACGCGCGCCGAGACGAACGCGGCTCAGCCGCTCAGCACGCGCGTGGTGACCCCGACGACCCGCTCGATCGACTCGACCGGGAGTTCGGGATAGAGCGGTAGTGCGAGGACTTCGTTCGCGGCGCGTTCGGTCTCGACGAGCGGCGACGTGGGGGCGAATTCCGCGAGCGCCGGCTGCTCGTGGAGCCCGCGCGCGTAGTAGACCTCGGTCGCGATCCCTTCCTCGGCGAGGGCGGCGACGAGCTCGGCCCGGCGGGCTGCCTCCACGCGAATCACGTAGCGATGGTAGGTGTGGCGGCCGGGCTCGAGGAGCGGCGCGGGGGTCTGGAGGGGAAGGGGGCCTTCGCCCATCGGCACGCTCGCCGGGGTCGCGCCCCGCTCGGCGAAGAGGGCGTCGTAGTGGAGGGCGCGCTGTCTCCGCGCGCGGGTCCAGCGTACGAGGTGGCGCAGCTTGATCGACAGGGCGACCGCCTGGAGTGCGTCCATGCGCGAATTGAGACCGAGCGAGGTGTAGACCCCGGGCTCGGTCTCCCCGTGGACCCGGAGCGACGCGACCCGCCCGGCGAGCGAAGCATCGTTCGTCACGAGCGCGCCTGCGTCACCTAGGGCGCCGAGGTTCTTCGTCGGATAGAAGCTGAAGCAGGCGAGGCTCGCGCGCGCACCCACCGGGCGCCCGTCGGGGTCCACGGCGCCGATCGACTGGGCGGCATCTTCGATGATCGGCACGTCGTGCTGGAGGCACCAGTCCTCTAGCGGGCCCAGGTGGGCGATCCGACCGAAGAGATCGACGGTCAGCACCGCCCGTACGTTCGGCAACGCTTCGGCACGTCGGATCGCATCCTCGGGATCGAGGTTCAGCGTGACGGGGTCGATGTCCGTGAAGACGGGCGTGGCGCCCGCGCGAACCACCGCGGCCGCCGTCGCGAAGAACGAGAAGGCGGGACAGAGCACGGCGTCGCCCGGGCCGATCCCGAGCGCCTTCATGGCCAGCCAGAGCGCGTCGGTCCCTGAGTTGCAGGAGAGGGCGTGGCGGATCTCGCAGAGCTTCGCGAGCTCGGTCTCGAAGGCCGTGACCGGCTCGCCCAGGATGAAGCGCCCCGAGGCCATCACCTCGGCGAAGCCCTGCAGCAGCTCCTCCTCGATCTCCGCGTGCTGAGCGGCGAGGTCGATCATCGGGATGGCGGTTCGCATCACGCCTCCCCTCCGGAAGAGATCCGAGCGGAACTCGGGCGGGTCGCGCGGGACTCTCCGAGCGCGATCGCGAGCTCCGCATCGAAGGCGCGGTCGAAGCGCGCCGGCGAGAAGCGCTCGGCCCAGCGTCGCAAGGCGCGTGGGTCGAAGCGGGCCTCGAACTTCTCGAAGCGCTCGATCGCTTCACAGAGTGCCTCGGGAGTCTGCTCTTCGAAGTAGACGCCCGTGGCATCGACCGGTGAGGCGCCGTCCGAATCCGAGAGCGGCACCACCGTGTCGAGCAGTCCGCCGCGGCCGAATCCGATCACCGGCCGCCCGGCCGCCTGGGCTTCGACGGCGACCAGCCCGAAGTCCTCGTGCTGCGGATAGACGAGGGCGCGGGCGTCCCGGTAGAGCCGGGCCAGTTCCGCGTCGGGAACGCGGCCCACGAAGCGGACGTTGGGTGGGGCGTTTCGTTCGAGCTCGGCGCGTGCGGGACCCTCTCCTGCGACGACGAGCGGGCGACGATTGCGTCGGAAGGCCTCGATCACGAGGTCTTCGCGCTTGTAGGGGACGAAGCCGCCGACCAGCAGGTAGAAATCGCCGCCCGGTGCCTCGGCCGGCTCGATCCACGAGACGTCGACCGGGGGCGGGACGACCCGGGCGCTGCGGCCGTAGTGGCGGGCGATGCGGTCGGCGACGTCGGTCGAGATCGCGATGAATCGCGTCACGCGGTCGGGGCCGCTGGTTCGCACGTCGAAGTCGCGTAGGTGCCGCACCAGCGGGGATGCCATCGTCCGGCGTTTCCCTTCGCCGAGATAGGCATCGATCCGATCCCACACGTACCGCATCGGCGTGAAGCAGTAGTCGACGTGCGGTACGCCTTGCGGCACGCGCACGCTCTTGGCGACCGCGTGGCTCGTCGAGATCACGAGGTCGTAGCCCGCGAAGTCGAAGCGCTCGATCGCCCAGGGAAACAGGGGCAGGAGCTTGCGGTAGTGGCGTCCGCGTCCGGGGATCCGATCGAGCACGCTCGTATGGATCGTGCGGGCTTCGATCGAGTCCGGCACGCTTCCCGGTTCGTGGATCAGCGTGAAGAGGTCCGCCTGCGGATAGCGCCGGGCGAGATGAGCGAGCACGCGCTCCCCACCCCGATAGCCGGTCAGCCAGTCGTGTACGAGCGCCACTCTCAACGGCCGGATCCTAGCCCAACCGATCCGAGTCCGAGTGGCCGACGCGCCTGATCCTTCGTCGGAAGTGCGTGCTCTCGCTCAC
Above is a genomic segment from bacterium containing:
- a CDS encoding PilZ domain-containing protein gives rise to the protein MPESRSGAERRKYHRIATDQVISFAEVDRSEQLAVSKNLSTGGISFEAVGIEINLGDVLRVTFNVGDQTVVATGTVVWATDTDPITQEVGIEFQEIDPEAVRLLEEFIEPALEPVGLF
- a CDS encoding glycosyl transferase, whose protein sequence is MADFHQTGVITSLHRLGAPDLARLERELLSFASERPIALVLPSLYSEMHGPALKRIVEELSQVPYLTQCVLSLSGDADLRQYQEMCALFERVRCLDGSPGTVIWNQGPRIQQLFERLRSEGLDPGDEGKGRANWLAYGYVLATHRARVVATHDCDILDYRRDLLARLVYPTASPNMGYEFAKGYYSRVSDRMHGRVTRLFMTPLMRSMKSVLGPVPLLDYLESFRYPLAGECSMTIELARANRIPADWGLEVGVLAEVYRNCSLKRICQVELVENYDHKHQALSEHDANAGLHRMVRDIAASLIRNLASYGVEFDSGFLNTMIAAYVRTAQDAIARYSDDAKLNGLIFDRHEEEVAVETFSGALRAAGLDFVRDPMGAPQIPNWSRVVSAMPEFLDDLAEAVRDDALEAAA
- a CDS encoding undecaprenyl-phosphate glucose phosphotransferase, whose amino-acid sequence is MLYRYSEVFRTLIAVADGVLVASAWLAAYWLRFETGMPVPLGVPEIDGYVWALAVIVPLYFVLFQTHGLYEARRMDSRLGETSAVLRATFMGLLLLTAASFFARNYSYSRAVLGLFAVLAPTFVITLRSSIRFVLRRLRERGLNLRFVVVVGTGPLAETIVARIAGRPDAGLRVLGVVSEGGHGGTVAGAPVIGSVAALKSILHGQRVDQLIIALGRNESETFEKVTAELADEVVNVKVVPDLLHGFSLRSTVESLDGIPVIGLQETALSGWGVVAKRTFDVAASTTLLALGSPVLAAIAAGVWASSGRPIFFSQQRVGHDGRVFEMWKFRSMRRGADAEGPAWTTRDDPRRTRFGRWLRRHSLDELPQLWNVLRGDMSLVGPRPEQPAYIEEFRREVPGYMLRHKVRAGMTGWAQVHGWRGDTSIHERVEHDLYYVQKWSFWLDLRILAMTLVLRERGE
- a CDS encoding DegT/DnrJ/EryC1/StrS family aminotransferase, with translation MRTAIPMIDLAAQHAEIEEELLQGFAEVMASGRFILGEPVTAFETELAKLCEIRHALSCNSGTDALWLAMKALGIGPGDAVLCPAFSFFATAAAVVRAGATPVFTDIDPVTLNLDPEDAIRRAEALPNVRAVLTVDLFGRIAHLGPLEDWCLQHDVPIIEDAAQSIGAVDPDGRPVGARASLACFSFYPTKNLGALGDAGALVTNDASLAGRVASLRVHGETEPGVYTSLGLNSRMDALQAVALSIKLRHLVRWTRARRQRALHYDALFAERGATPASVPMGEGPLPLQTPAPLLEPGRHTYHRYVIRVEAARRAELVAALAEEGIATEVYYARGLHEQPALAEFAPTSPLVETERAANEVLALPLYPELPVESIERVVGVTTRVLSG
- a CDS encoding glycosyltransferase produces the protein MALVHDWLTGYRGGERVLAHLARRYPQADLFTLIHEPGSVPDSIEARTIHTSVLDRIPGRGRHYRKLLPLFPWAIERFDFAGYDLVISTSHAVAKSVRVPQGVPHVDYCFTPMRYVWDRIDAYLGEGKRRTMASPLVRHLRDFDVRTSGPDRVTRFIAISTDVADRIARHYGRSARVVPPPVDVSWIEPAEAPGGDFYLLVGGFVPYKREDLVIEAFRRNRRPLVVAGEGPARAELERNAPPNVRFVGRVPDAELARLYRDARALVYPQHEDFGLVAVEAQAAGRPVIGFGRGGLLDTVVPLSDSDGASPVDATGVYFEEQTPEALCEAIERFEKFEARFDPRALRRWAERFSPARFDRAFDAELAIALGESRATRPSSARISSGGEA